The genome window ATCAACGCTTCTATAAATCAAACGCTTCCAAGGACAATAATTACCTCCAGCACCACACTTGTTCCTGTTCTTGCATTGTTATTTTTAGGTGGTCCGGTAATAAAAGATTTTGCTTTTGCTTTAGCGGTAGGAATAGTGGTGGGAACATATTCCAGTATTTATATCGCTTCGCCGCTTGTTATAGAATTAAGCAGGTTGTTAAAAGTTAAAATCCACTAATCCTTTCTATTTTTTATAACAACAATTTTTCTTAGGGGGCTAACTTTCTCATTTTTTCCATAACTCTATCGGTAAATTCCTGATAAGCGTTCTTCTTTGATTCGCTACCCAAGTTTTCAAAATATAACGGTTTTCCGAATATAACATAAATTTTATGAGAAGTAATTCGATTTGTATCTCTGGTTAATGCATAGCCGCTACCCTTTATTAAAACAGGTATTACCGGAACATTTGACTTGGAGGCAATAAGCCCGATTCCTTTTTCGCCTTCTGATATTGTGCCTGCCGAGCTTCTTGTCCCTTCGGGAAAAAGGAGCAAGGCTTTACCTTCCTTTAGAATCTGAAGCGATTTTTTTAATGTGCCGAT of bacterium contains these proteins:
- a CDS encoding 1-acyl-sn-glycerol-3-phosphate acyltransferase yields the protein MNILYAFAHIILNPIFKILFRWDIKGKENIPKRGGVILAAHHESYLDPMLVGTASPRQIYFLARKELFQLGCFSWLIKRLNTIPISREQLQIGTLKKSLQILKEGKALLLFPEGTRSSAGTISEGEKGIGLIASKSNVPVIPVLIKGSGYALTRDTNRITSHKIYVIFGKPLYFENLGSESKKNAYQEFTDRVMEKMRKLAP